The proteins below come from a single Garra rufa chromosome 3, GarRuf1.0, whole genome shotgun sequence genomic window:
- the sox32 gene encoding SRY-box transcription factor 32, translated as MYFDRMLPELEIGPTTMLLENQQCHYVPHQQKEPRRTFHCPMSGPSSPVSVESESSCSSPEAKAPVETRVRRPLNAFIIWTKEERRRLAQLNPDLENTDLSKILGRAWKAMSLAEKRPYMQEAERLRIQHTIDYPNYKYRPRRRKCNKRGSKTASSETVSSPNDTFHLNYMLQGQVTQQPYNQINSYKLPHSGFSFENHSSSCHFEATSSNGNIMFHGGATLLNSSSVHLPLATYSESLMYSQHSMQQNGVEHCDRWGTEVCACVLCLGGPSLEFYLEQVRSDMLDQLDRSEFDQYLNPAQPVDPNNE; from the exons ATGTATTTTGACCGGATGCTCCCCGAACTTGAAATAGGCCCCACCACAATGCTGCTTGAGAATCAACAGTGCCACTACGTGCCACATCAGCAGAAAGAGCCGCGCAGGACGTTTCATTGCCCCATGTCGGGTCCATCAAGCCCGGTGTCGGTAGAGTCTGAATCCAGCTGCTCAAGCCCGGAAGCGAAAGCGCCTGTGGAAACTCGAGTGAGACGTCCTCTAAATGCGTTCATCATCTGGACCAAAGAGGAGCGCAGACGCCTAGCGCAGCTTAACCCTGACCTGGAAAACACTGACCTCAGTAAAATACTTG GTAGGGCATGGAAGGCCATGTCTCTGGCAGAGAAGCGTCCTTACATGCAAGAAGCAGAAAGACTACGAATCCAACATACCATTGACTATCCCAATTACAAATACCGGCCCCGTCGACGAAAGTGCAACAAGCGTGGCAGCAAGACGGCTTCAAGTGAGACTGTCAGCTCTCCAAATGACACTTTTCACCTTAACTATATGTTACAAGGTCAAGTCACTCAGCAACCATACAATCAAATAAACTCCTATAAGCTTCCACACAGTGGGTTTTCATTTGAAAACCATTCTTCATCATGCCACTTTGAAGCAACATCATCAAATGGAAACATAATGTTCCATGGTGGTGCAACATTACTGAACTCGTCTTCTGTACATCTACCTCTGGCTACTTACTCAGAGTCACTGATGTATTCACAGCATTCTATGCAGCAAAATGGGGTGGAACACTGTGATCGATGGGGAACGGAGGTGTGTGCATGTGTACTGTGTTTAGGTGGACCTTCTCTGGAGTTCTATCTAGAACAAGTGAGATCGGACATGTTGGACCAGCTTGACCGCAGTGAATTTGACCAGTACCTCAATCCAGCACAGCCTGTTGACCCCAACAATGAGTGA